Proteins co-encoded in one Natrinema sp. CBA1119 genomic window:
- a CDS encoding ABC transporter ATP-binding protein encodes MSDQPAVFTKGLTKRYGDTTAISGLDLSITSGSVYGFLGPNGAGKTTTMRLLTGLIRPTRGTGSVAGVSITDRDGLRTHIGYLPEEPPLYDQATAYEQLEYAAGLRDLPTEATRDRIDVLLDELDLTADADTRIADYSKGMRQKTAYIQAVLHEPDVVFLDEPTSGLDPRAARTLRRMITELANAGTTVFLSTHILPVVEAVADTVGILYDGGVVAEGSPTALERRAETGETRSLEDAFLELTTDERSTVGTADGEASVADTDSQRDVKENTDG; translated from the coding sequence ATGAGCGATCAGCCTGCCGTCTTCACGAAAGGATTAACAAAGCGGTATGGCGATACGACCGCCATTAGTGGTCTAGATCTTTCTATCACAAGTGGATCGGTCTACGGATTTCTCGGGCCAAACGGCGCAGGGAAAACCACGACGATGCGACTGTTAACTGGACTGATACGTCCAACCAGGGGAACCGGTTCCGTTGCTGGCGTCTCAATCACGGACCGAGACGGCCTCCGCACGCACATCGGATACTTGCCCGAGGAACCACCACTGTACGACCAGGCGACGGCCTACGAACAGCTCGAGTACGCCGCCGGCCTCCGTGATCTCCCCACGGAAGCGACACGCGATCGAATCGATGTACTCCTCGACGAACTAGATCTCACGGCGGATGCTGACACGCGGATCGCGGATTATTCGAAGGGAATGCGGCAGAAAACCGCCTACATACAGGCCGTCCTCCACGAACCCGATGTGGTTTTCCTTGACGAACCCACATCCGGGCTAGATCCACGCGCTGCACGGACGCTCCGGAGAATGATTACGGAACTCGCCAACGCGGGAACGACCGTCTTTCTCTCGACGCATATCCTCCCTGTTGTCGAAGCGGTCGCCGACACGGTCGGAATTCTCTACGACGGAGGGGTGGTCGCTGAAGGTTCGCCCACTGCTCTCGAACGCCGCGCAGAGACCGGTGAGACGCGCTCGCTGGAGGATGCGTTTCTCGAACTCACGACCGACGAGCGCAGTACCGTGGGAACGGCGGACGGTGAGGCCAGCGTCGCCGATACCGATAGCCAGCGGGACGTCAAGGAGAACACCGATGGCTGA
- a CDS encoding YqjF family protein — protein MVVSLFMEWRHVCFANWPIDPGLVEPHLPERLTLDTRDGQAWLSVVPFTNVDVRPRVFPSGTGVPLPELNLRTYVTYDGKPGVYFFSLDADGIVGVVGARLFHHLPYYYANIDLTEENGRVRFTSRRRHPGARPVAFEATYGPSGGRIDAKSGTLAHFLTERYRYYTEAPNGAIRYADIQHEPWPLYDADVKIGDNRLFEANGFTTPNSDPVHLYSPGVETIASKSKRTTAPHFL, from the coding sequence ATGGTAGTATCACTCTTCATGGAATGGCGTCACGTTTGCTTCGCCAATTGGCCAATCGATCCGGGGCTCGTCGAGCCACACCTCCCGGAACGACTGACGCTCGATACCCGGGATGGGCAGGCGTGGCTGTCGGTGGTACCGTTTACGAATGTCGACGTTCGACCACGGGTCTTCCCCTCCGGAACGGGAGTTCCACTCCCCGAACTCAACCTTCGAACCTACGTTACGTACGATGGGAAACCAGGAGTGTACTTCTTCAGTCTCGATGCTGATGGCATCGTGGGAGTTGTTGGTGCCCGCCTCTTTCACCACCTCCCGTACTACTACGCCAACATCGATCTCACCGAAGAAAACGGACGGGTTCGATTCACGTCTCGTCGCCGTCACCCTGGAGCAAGACCGGTTGCGTTCGAAGCGACGTACGGACCGAGTGGCGGTCGAATCGATGCGAAATCAGGAACGCTCGCTCACTTCCTTACGGAGCGGTACCGCTATTACACCGAAGCCCCGAACGGGGCCATCCGTTACGCTGACATTCAGCACGAACCATGGCCGCTGTACGACGCTGATGTCAAGATCGGGGATAACAGGCTTTTCGAGGCAAACGGGTTCACGACTCCGAATTCCGATCCGGTTCATCTGTACAGTCCCGGCGTCGAGACAATCGCTTCCAAGAGCAAACGGACAACTGCGCCACACTTTCTGTGA
- the tnpC gene encoding IS66 family transposase translates to MNADDFTKEELLSRLLQLEQQVEELQQEVDQKDERIEELETRLRKYENPHTPPSKRRSGTDESPTSQDDEDENVRTDGGTPGRKDGHDPEWRVTAGPDKEIEVTRDCCPECGKHFDESVGVSPRLVEEVPDPQPPEVTQYNRHCYQCDSCGTETVATHPDCPNEGQFGVNVISQAALSRYDHRLPYRKIADRFEQLHGLELSGASAWHATERAARAGRYEYEQIRRQIQQAEIVHVDETGIKREGEQAWIWTFRTREHTLYAVRESRGSDVPAEVLGEDFAGTVICDGWTAYPAFTSNLQRCWAHLLREAEDIASDHEEAEPVHRYLKQMFVGLQSWLETDPSPRERAQMHRSCQNGLRSLVERSVTDETVATLLGKIEGGIDHWLTFVGEPAVSQTNNAAENALREPVVLRKIIGTLRNDRGMFVHETLLSLLATWRQQGRNPYEELRRVVSNNEMILRAHAVPAVETSG, encoded by the coding sequence GTGAACGCAGACGATTTCACCAAAGAAGAGCTCCTTTCTCGACTTCTTCAACTTGAACAACAAGTCGAAGAACTTCAACAGGAAGTCGATCAGAAGGACGAGCGGATAGAAGAACTCGAAACACGTCTTCGCAAGTACGAAAATCCGCACACGCCACCCAGTAAGCGACGGTCGGGGACTGACGAGTCCCCGACCTCGCAGGACGACGAAGACGAGAATGTTCGAACCGACGGCGGCACTCCTGGACGGAAGGACGGTCATGATCCAGAGTGGCGTGTAACAGCTGGTCCCGACAAAGAGATCGAAGTCACCCGTGACTGTTGTCCCGAATGTGGCAAACACTTCGACGAGTCGGTGGGCGTCAGCCCCCGACTCGTTGAGGAGGTTCCTGATCCGCAGCCTCCTGAAGTCACCCAGTACAACCGCCACTGCTACCAGTGCGACTCTTGTGGAACAGAAACTGTTGCTACACACCCCGACTGCCCCAATGAGGGGCAGTTCGGGGTGAACGTCATCTCTCAAGCAGCACTTTCTCGGTACGATCACCGCCTTCCCTACCGGAAAATCGCTGATCGCTTCGAGCAACTGCACGGGCTAGAACTCTCAGGCGCGTCCGCGTGGCACGCGACCGAGCGCGCTGCGCGCGCCGGTCGCTACGAATATGAACAGATTCGAAGACAGATTCAGCAAGCAGAGATCGTTCACGTCGACGAAACTGGTATCAAACGCGAGGGTGAGCAAGCGTGGATCTGGACGTTTCGGACGAGAGAGCACACACTGTACGCCGTAAGAGAAAGTCGTGGGAGCGATGTCCCCGCGGAAGTCCTCGGAGAGGACTTCGCGGGAACGGTCATCTGCGATGGGTGGACGGCGTATCCAGCGTTCACCAGTAATCTTCAGCGGTGCTGGGCACATCTTCTCCGGGAAGCCGAGGACATTGCTAGTGACCACGAGGAGGCAGAGCCGGTTCACCGGTATCTCAAACAGATGTTCGTCGGTCTCCAGTCGTGGCTGGAGACCGACCCGAGTCCTCGTGAGAGAGCACAGATGCACCGATCATGCCAGAACGGGCTTAGATCGCTCGTTGAGCGGTCAGTAACCGACGAAACAGTGGCAACACTACTCGGGAAGATCGAAGGAGGGATCGACCACTGGCTCACCTTCGTCGGTGAGCCAGCGGTCTCCCAGACGAACAACGCAGCTGAGAACGCACTGCGTGAACCAGTCGTTCTCCGGAAAATCATCGGCACACTCCGTAACGACCGAGGTATGTTCGTTCACGAGACGCTCTTGTCCCTGCTGGCGACATGGCGCCAGCAGGGACGCAATCCCTACGAAGAACTTCGTCGAGTCGTCAGCAACAATGAGATGATCTTACGGGCTCACGCTGTGCCGGCTGTCGAGACTTCGGGGTAA